From one Marmota flaviventris isolate mMarFla1 chromosome 1, mMarFla1.hap1, whole genome shotgun sequence genomic stretch:
- the Uqcr10 gene encoding cytochrome b-c1 complex subunit 9 has product MAAPALTAKLYSLLFRRTSTFALTIAVGALFFERAFDQGADAIYEHINEGKLWKHIKHKYENKE; this is encoded by the exons ATGGCGGCCCCGGCGCTTACTGCGAAGTTGTATTCCCTGCTGTTCCGAAGGACTTCCACTTTCGCCCTCACCATCGCGGTGGGCGCTCTGTTCTTCGAGCGCGCCTTCGATCAAGGCGCGGACGCTATCTACGAGCACATCAACGAGGGG AAACTTTGGAAACATATCAAGCACAAGTACGAGAACAAAGAGTAG